The genomic stretch ttggaatatatttaccctgtgtagccaataattataattatgatagtgctagcccgggatcttataaagtagatgcaagacagtcaagcagttcACACTattaaaaaatacctgtcatatgaatattatatatatgggggggggtcatcatgttttagaatgaAGTGATAGTGGGAGGTggggtcagtctgttttggtttaacagatgggggggggggggtcattgacTTTTCGtaggcccgatttaagaatctaccgcccccaggctggagaaactgaccggtccctaacgtACAAACGTAAAGCTTctgcattttttttacaatgagtAAGGATATTAATGTCGATGTCAAATATCGTTGTCCATGGCTGTTTACGTCTAGTACCGTCATTGAGCTTAGATTTCATAGTCTAATCTTTACTAATTGTCTGTCGACGAACGAGGTTATACAGATGTTTACTGCAGCCATAAATTATTGTCTTGTTTTTCATACATAATTTAACAAGAAtggaatttaattttaaaatgacaagCGAATTTAAGGATGTGCATAACTCAGGGAATAAGCGAGGAAATACATTCAGTACACGTCATAAAGTTATGGCTGTAGAGTTACAGATTAAACTaatcataaaataatacaattttacGTCTGGTTGTATTACAGAAGTAACAAGCATATACATTTAATGTGactatttgtaaatttaaacgATGTAATGTTGGTATAGAATAATAGTTTGGAACAAACCAAGACGTCGTTATTCGTCAATCAGGGCCGAAATAACAAAGATTGTTACTTTAAACACAGTACGTGTTAATAAAATGATTACCCTTTTGGCACGAGAGTTGCTTTGGCTTTGATGCTTAACAAAACTACTGTAAAAATCGTTAATGGCGTGATGGAGCTACTAAAATCTACACTTCCTTGCCTCTACAGACATTTACCGTTACTTAACGATGATCGTACTTAATTCTACGTTATTGATAGTAACACCTATATGACGTACGTCTGTAAGTGAGTACATGTTGAAACTTTAACACTCTGactgacttagaaatgacaattaaagtcagaaggaaactttgaacaaCATAAGCTTATTCCATTATAAAATTTCCCGAATTAaagcaataaatgataattttcactcAGATACACATTGGGTTGTCACTTGACAATTAGTGACGTCATTTTTCTTCTAATCCCTGTTCCGCCGTAGAGTACGtcggtttaaaaaaaaaggatttgaccagaatgaagaaatataggATTGGTCGGGTCGtcagaaacatagaattaagtatgaTTGTCTATACATTTCTTGATGATCACAAGTACCTAAAGATACTAGTAGTTTGGCGACAATCGTATACGTAGTGGTGGTCTATTCAAGAAGAAAAACTAATAACTAtgttatatcaaaataaagtgttttcTTTAGGGGTGGCAAGTCGTATCATTATTAAATGTATCTGAGTTCGTAGGACTTGAGCTTGTCATACTGACGCGTATTGAGACTATTACAATATATAGATCTCTTATCACACGCGGATCTGTAACAGTATGAAAATACgttaatgttaatgttgtcTCAGTCATATGAAAGAAAACATTGTATTGCAAAATAAGACCACAAATTCattacaaattatcaaatgtgtcGAGATAGTAGATCATTTATCGTTGACTACAGGCCATACACGATTGTACTTGACTCAATAATAATGGAATTCGTGCCAGCATACATAGTCAATTTAACGTTAAGACTATCAACTCCGCGTCATCACAGAGAATTAATTATTTAAGAAAGGAATTTAGTACTCGGTCGAATGACTCGAGGGTTAAGACTGGCAAAGAGTGTACAGTAATACAACTACAAACGTTGGTGATCTCGTTGTAATATAGATGAatatttcccagaatgcatcaACACTGATTCTCTTCAGCTCGTCAAGAAAATCGAAATGTCGCATTTTGTAATTGCACAGAAATAAGAAGACGACAGGATGTGTGGCAAGGGGCTATGGATAATTCACTTGTATTTGTAGTCCATAAATAAGGATGTTAAGTGAAGTTGAAATCCAGAGAGATTACAGTCTGGTGCTGAAAAATGGATTCTGTGATATGTGTGAAATGATAGAGTAGGCCTATAGATCAGAAATGCCAGCGTGTAATTTCACTGACATATCCCACTTCTATATATATGACAGCTATACatattgtagtatatatataaacaggTGTCGGGTTTTGTCTGACAGTGTACACTTGAGGTTTCTGGGGAGGGtgtaagataagataagattagTTAATTGCCTTGGGCTAGGAAACAAactaaataaacaatatatacttgATTATTTccataaaatgtatgttttgcatGAATCTATCAAACGGTCTGGGAATCGGTTATTTCAAACTCAGACTTTATGGGTGTGTGATACAATGGTTTCCCTAACAACACAGATTGGGTTTTTCTCTCAAAACCTATCCTCGAGATTTTGTACTACAATGGGTTCACTCGTATCCCTTAATGTtataaaaaaacaccaaaagGGCGTCAATGATATAATCATccactatctatctatctgtctgtctgtctgtctgtctgtctgtctgtctgtctgtctgtctgtctgtctgtctgtctgtctgtctgtctgtctgtctgtctgtctatctatctgtctgtctgtctgtctgtctgtctgtctgtctgtctgtctgtctgtctgtctgtctgtttgtctgactgtctgtctgtctgtctgtctgttatatatatatatatatatatatatatatatatatatatatatatatatatatatatatatatatatatatatatatatatatatatatatatatatatatatatatatatatatatatatatatatatatatgactcaAACACACTTTGCACTGTTGATATTTAGCAGCGTGAAGTATAAGGCTTATGtatacaaaattatgtttaataAATTGACATTCCTTAACACTAATAGAATGATTACTATGATTGATGGAACGTTCATGTAGTGGagtacaaattgtttgttgATTATGTCTACAATCTAACATAATGTATTACGAAATCGAACCAACATAGTTATAATAATGATCTGAGTTTGTTTCGTTCGATTTCTGTCacttttgtacaatttctgtCGATATTTACTAACCTTCATATAACCTTAATGAGTACCTCATAAGCCAATAATAGTTGCCatctttttattatattttttttactatttatcATCACATATTATAAGTTCTATATCAtggtcattatttgtattctgtatggtagtcattatttgtattctgtatggTGGTCATTATTTGCATTCTGTGTCAtggtcattatttgtattctgtatcatggtcattatttgtattctgtatagTAGTCGTTATTTGCATTCTGTGTCAtggtcattatttgtattctgtatcatggtcattatttgtattctgtatggtagtcattatttgtattctgtatggtggtcattatttgtattctgtatcatggtcattatttgtattctatatcatggtcattatttgtattctatatcatggtcattatttgtattctgtatcaTGGTCATTATTTGTGTTCTGTATCATGGTCATTATTTGTATCCTGTATGGtggtcattatttgtattctgtatcatggtcattatttgtattctgtatcatggtcattatttgtattctgtatggtggtcattatttgtattctgtatggtggacattatttgtattctgtatggtagtcattatttgtattctgtatcatggtcattatttgtattctgtatcatggtcattatttgtattctgtatcttggtcattatttgtattctgtatcatggtcattatttgtattctgtatggtggtcattatttgtattctgtatggtagtcattatttgtattctgtatcatggccattatttgtattctgtatcatggtcattatttgtattctttatcatggtcattatttgtattctgtatcatggtcattatttgtattctgtatcatggtcattatttgtattctgtatggtggtcattatttgtattgtgtatcatggtcattatttgtattctgtatcatggtcattatttgtattctgtatcatggtcattatttgtattctgtatcatggtcattatttgtattctgtatgttggtcattatttgtattctgtatggtggtcattatttgtattctgtatggtggtcattatttgtattctgtatggtggtcattatttgtattctgtatcatggtcattatttgtattctgtatggtggtcattatttgtattctgtatggtggtcattatttgtattctgtatggtagtcattatttgtattctgtatcatggtcattatttgtattctgtatggtggtcattatttgtattctgtatcatggacattatttgtattgtgtatcatggtcattatttgtattgtgtatcatggtcattatttgtattctgtatcatggtcattatttgtattctgtatggtggtcattatttgtattctgtatggtggacattatttgtattctgtatggtggtcattatttgtattctgtatggtggtcattatttgtattctgtatggtggtcattatttgtattctgtatcattgtcattatttgtattctgtatcaTGGTCATCATTTGTATTGTGTATCAtggtcattatttgtattctgtatcatggtcattatttgttttctgtatcatggtcattatttgtattctgtatcatggtcattatttgtattctttATCATGGTCATCATTTGTATTCTGTAtcattgtcattatttgtattctgtatcatggtcattatttgtattctgtatcatggtcattatttgtattctgtatcatggtcattatttgtattctgcatcatggtcattatttgtattctgtatcttggtcattatttgtattctgtatcatggtcattatttgtattctgtatcaTGGTCATTACTTATATTCTGTATCTTGGTCATTATTTATCGAGACATctcattattatttttctcactGTAAATGTGCATATATTGTGTAATTTTTCTTCATTGAGTCAAACTTGattagttgttttgtcaactattgttgtctttgtttCCACGTCTGTTCAAaggtattttgttgtttacCGAGTTTGTAATAGttttacagttgtataatttttaatctagtgaaaataatgtattattatgatattaatattcaaaCCATTTCTAATAAAGAAAGATGTTTCAgataaacaacaataaaatcTGTCAACAAATTATCAAGAGCTTGGCGGGATTTGCCCTAGTCAGAAATATTATACACACTACGTATAGGTTAATATGgataatatatattatcattgGTGACATTTTACAACCAGTTTTCTTCATAAATTTGAATCGTTAACCGTAATGTGAACTATGGGTGATTTCCATGTAAGTAGTTATCAAGTATTGGAACGGTTTCCATCTTCGTGACGTCACCAATTCAATTGCAACATCGATCCATAATGATTATCCTTGTACAGTGCAGTCCCTGGGGATATGATCTTTATTccaaatacacaataaatgtaattactaTCAAATTACACGTTAGGTGTGCACATAGCGATCGACTTGAACCGTAACGGCATGTACATACGACATACAATGGCGCCACATATTGGTACTCAGTTTTGTACCTCTACCGTTCAAGGACAGGTTGTTACGGTAATTGGTGCTCTCAGAATTAAttgtggcggggggggggggattatttGAAATCTAAATTTATTCTGTCATCAAACAGTAATGTATCTTGGAAGTTTACGTTGTAATGTAACATTTGACAATCGACTGAAGTGTTACTGGGCCAcgtgtaaataaatattacaatttgcaGATCTCAGCACAAAGAGGTGAAGTTGATGGAAAAGTCGTTACATATACATAGTTCAGCTTTAAGTATGGTTGTGCGTTGAAATTCCTCCAATAATGGTAACAACAGTTAGATCAAACAAGTTCCTGACATTGGTGCTATTCTTTGCTTAGATTTTGGCACCATCTAGTAAGGACTAGCTAGTTGTTTGTGCACCTCAGTATTGGAGCAGAGTTTATATTGAAAAGGGAAtctgaaaatatttgttgaatCACCTaggcattgtacatgtatttggaagAAACCATAAATACACCGTATAAAACAGGTAAAACTGCACAGTATTCGTTGTGACTTATTCAGTAATAACCCGTGATTTTCAATCTCAAATCATAACCCAATAAACAAGGGGAATTTTGTTTGGTCGTCAGTGTGCAATGATGGTACCAAACATAATCATGTATTCAACTTTGAACTGAAGTGTTTACGTCAAAATGTCTACAGAAGTGGcaatacatattatgtaatataGTACGAACTACACCACGTGTTATCTCCATGTATCAATAGGACAGTGTCGATAAGAGAACAACATCCATCGGCATTCACCATCTCTTATATATATCTCATATAAAAAGAAGAAACACAAATATGTAGTAAATAACTTTTGCTTTTGggaataaacaaacaactttGATCAAATGTCAAACCTATTcttagttaaaatcaagaaaaaaaggTTACCTTACAAATTTTCGAAATAAAGAGGTTACCTTACAGATTTTCGAAATAAAGAGGTTACTTTACAAATTTTCGAAATAAAGAGGTTACCTTATAATTTTCGAAATAAAGAGGTTACCTTACAAATTTTCGAAATAAAGAGGTTACCTTACAAATTTTCGAAATAAAGAGGTTACCTTACAAATTTTCGAAGTAATGAGGTcaatatgatatcaaatttaaTCCATTTTAGAATCTAATATGGCCGAATACTCTGTGGCAAAATATTAAGTGtcgattttcttgaaaacaatcCAATGAACGCCAAAATGACGAGGAATAAACTTTCATATGGCAAGCTTTGatgtgatttgaaaaaaaaacgtgGTCACGAAACATGATTCCCTAGGCACATTCTAGCTTTCTACACAGCTCACAACACAATtctaaatactgacatgttttaTGGGACAAATAATTCCCCTAGTCCGTTCCGATTTATTTGTATAACTCATTAGGCGCGATGTGGATACTCAAGAGTTCCATTAACCGATGTATCCATACTAACACCGGGGGGCATCATCAGTAAAAGTCGTGGGTTTAGCACGGTCGTCAGAACTCACAcccacattgtttagctaggtACACTATCAAAATTATATTCCTTTATATTCACAGTCTTTTTTATATTGATCCAGACTGTGTGAGGACACTTTGATAGCCCTAAAGTTAGCCTTGTGAGACTTATTGGTCGAAACACTTGACCCTCCAGTAGAACGACGTACCTTTTATGAGTCCCAAGGTTTAGGCGTCGTGTACGATAAATGTATCGAATGTAAAGACCAGATTTATAtcattgggacttgaaaaatcacagatatagagctacggctacatttcttgcataaatcatgaaattgcaagactatacccttccGTAAgagtatagtcttgcaatttcatgatttatgcaagaaatgtagctctatatctgtgattcgtcaagtcccaatgaaagttagttgtcaaaaatgttgttcaaatgtccgcctcctattctcagcacaggaaagcttgccatccccgacttcactcggctttcgtgatcccctagtACGCGGGATATGCACAcccgtttccacggcaaataataaacgaaattcaaaccGACGCCATTTTTTCTAAGCAATAGTACTcggaaatagtgaaaatgacaGTTCTTGTTTGGCTATGAGATAGGTCATATAgataatatctttatttttatttctgctaTTTTGTTATCACCATTCAAGTACTAGTTATACCAAAGGCTGTCACAGAGGGACTGGCCGCTGCTAGCGCTGGTTTCGTGAAATACATGTTTTTGAATTCGCTCGAACGTGGAAGTGTTTAATGGAGTGTTCCATTaaagttgtttgtttttcaactaATTTTCCCCGTTCCAATGCGAAATCAGATTTCACTTTCGAGAATTTGCAATATCGACATCGTGCCACTTTTACATTTTTAGATTTCCAGACTGTGGCGATTGTGATCTTTTGAAGCCACCACATTTGAAATGTCGCCTGTTGTCTCGTTGTGATTAGCGGGTTGTTCATCATTTCCATCACTCGTACCTGGCTTACTAGCTGGAGAAAAGAAATGAGTTATATATCGTTTACTCAGACTGGAATCAGTTATTCGCCGCTGTGTAGGTACTTGGTCAAACTGTCATGATTTGTGGAGAGACCTTGAAGTAAAATCTTTCAAATCACCAAACCGGGGTAGTCAATGAAAAAAACTACAGAAAAAGGGCAAATTATGTAGGAATCAATGGCTTGCCGACATAGTCATGTCCAAATACAAACGTATCAAATTTGAGTACACTGCTCACGTGAATGGTCGTCCATTGTTATCTAAaggaagtgtcaatcaaatCTAACGTCAACAACTTTGTCTGTCTTAACTTCACATTGGAGTCAGAGTATATGTTAGTCAGAGTCTACACACTGCGACGTATAAATTACTTGCAAGTGTGACGTTCAAAATTACCGGTAAAATGTCGGTAAATGTGAAATTTCACCGTTTATATACCAGTGAATTTAGaatgtcacctgctgaatgcCGATATTTATGATTTCACTGGCATTGGCACAGTTTTCACTGGCAACTTCCTAGGCTGCTCGGACTATCgaacaaagtaaaaacaacattttcaattttgaaatagtgaagagatggtATGATGTTTAATGTAGGCGAAATCTCCAGCATGATtgccatgcccatagcaacaggcaaatcatacagttgtgctacaacgccattagcgctatttttacctcccgtaagggtacgggaggtattaaaagggggatgtctgtctgtatgtctgtcatgcgtccgtccgtccgtgtgtgtgtgtgtgtgtgtgtgtgtgtctgtctgtctgtctgtctgtctgtctgtctgtctgtctgtctgtctgtctgtgtcaccattttcttaaaaacggctggccggctgattagtttttgagcgagatctgttcgtgttaattagggaaatttgcatatcaatgacatcaactaattaagcaatatcttaggactgcatacttcaatttcaatataatttagtatattcgttaaacataacaacatacatttgtccaacaaaatttgttgatgtaccttacagcgttaatgaataatttgcataattaattattttcggtaattaggctatatcttaagaatacatacttcaatttcaatataattcagtacacatgttgaccataacaatcacatatgtcctgtacaGCTTTttatgtacctttcagtgttaatgaataatttacataattaatgattcttggtaattaggctatatcgtacgactgcatacttcaatttcaatacaattcagtacatacattatccATAACgtattgtgtatgtcctataaacttagttgatgtaccttacagtgttaatgaataatttgcataattcatgattttcggtaattaagatTCATCATatgaatgcatacttgaatttcaatatcatttagtacatacgttaaccataacaaagtggatatgtcctataaaatttgtcgATATCGCTTacagttttcatgaaatatttgcataattaatgattttaggtaactaggatgtatcttaaaaatgcaaacttcaaattttgtataatatgatacatatatcaaccataataatacgcacctgtcctatgaagatTGTTGCTACAACATttacgatattcagtaattacgcAGTATCACACActcttcaaatttcgtataatttcGGACATACATTAACCTATTAAAAAAGCACGCTTGtcaaaaaaagcctgttaccatagttttttagtttaatgagttatttgcataataagtgattcccttacggggggcattcagtttaaatctggttatacTAAGTATGTCTGCCTAAGCCTGAGTGTGagttagagtgtgtgtatgtatgtatgtatgtatgtatgtatgtatgtatgtatgtaataaagacaaaacagacTGAATGTAACAAAAGACACGACGTCCTCTCGCGCAGTGCATATTTAACTGGAAAATCGACTATTGAGAGCATAGTATTGTGTTGTAGTAGTCTCAAACGGAAAATCTATCAAGAGTTGCCTGTCTTGATTTACCAGTAAATATTCTCTTTTTTACAGATACATCGCCATAGTAATGCCATTGAAGTATACTACTATAGTTACTACGTTTAGAGCATCTGTTCTATTATTGGGTCTCTGGACACTATCCGTCATCAACGCATCCTGCCCACTGTTTGGATGGTCAAGATACGTGTTCCTTCCATCAAACTGTATATGTGTACCAGACTGGACTATGGACCGTTCTTATGCTGTTTTCTATCTAACAACATCATTCCTAATACCTTTCATAGTTCTCGTTTTTTGTTACTACCGAATTTTTCAAGTCGCTCGTCAGCAATCTCGAAGAGTTACCTCTCTAGAGGTAACGAGTGAGGTACCAACTGCCGGATGTTCACATCACGGGGATACTTCGGCCATGGGGTCAAAACGGAAAAAGTCTAAACCCAAACAGCTTAATATGAGAAAAGAGAAAAAAGCAGCTGTTACTTTGTTCTTCGTGATGGGAGTATTTGTGATTTGTGTAACTCCTTACTGTATTATTTATCTGCTCATTTCATATCACCCAAGTAATTCCCTCCTTTTAGCATTTGCGATTGCATCGATGGTGTCATTTGCTAATTCTGCAGCCAATCCATTGATATATGGAATTCTTAATAGGAAATTTAGACAATGTTTCCTGGACGTACTGCGATGTACTTGTTGCCCTAAACCACCACCAACGATGGCAACGGAGATTCACTCGGGAGATCACCCTACTGCAAGTATAAGTTTACGACGTAACCGTCTGGTCCCTCGAGACAGTGGTTACATCACAACTAGTACGTTAACACAATCAACCAGTCACCATGCTAATCGTCGTCCAGGAGATGTTTTCTCAATCTCTATCGCAGCTACAAGCAGTATGCTATCGGCACTTGGAGGAGTCGGCGGCAACATTAAGGAAATAGGTAAAATAGCCGGAGGACATCTTCCACCTATTGAGGATGTAGTGTAGATGGAAAAACACTGCACGATTGTACTTAATACAACAACAGAGAGACTTATAATCGAACGAATACCAGCTGTAAAAGACAGGGTGATCATAGAGATTGACTAACAACATGGTGTGAGGAAACGATTCATCAACCGAATTTACATTTCTATGTTCATCTGTAACATATTTATAGTGACTGTAAAGGAGACAACCCATGTTTAAGGGTTATAAGGAAAGTAAtatttgacatatatatatatatatatatatatatatatgcactaTCATCCATGTACAAACAAGTATATTACATTCACtataatatcaaaaacatttACTTAAATACCAAAAACTGAATTATGTTgaattgtatttttcaaaggGAGGGTTAGGGTATTATTGACAAGAATCACTCATATTTGtgatgaaaattaatattttcataaattttgaaatctaaTCAGAAGTATGATCTGAAATGTAAACGTAAAGTATGTGTAACTCTGCTATAATATTTATGAAGTAGAAATACACACGGAATGGAAATAATTTCATATGAACGAATTTGAcaattgtacataaacacacacattgCGATGGAAAGAGTTCGTTGAATAAAGGGGGGAACGCCAATCCAGGAAACAGAGGcgacttgaatatatttctgtctcccatgatgcaacagccAATAGCAAAGATACCATATGAAGATCACCTTAGTGTTActctgaaattgcaaataattgtaggtgatgtaaataatgaaatgactctccagaacccatagttcatgaaaatgtcttGATTTCCTGgtgtggcattcccctttaatgatTTAATGTGCGAAGAGGAAAACTATAATTCTTTGTTGGGATAAGTCTGATATTTTCTTCAGCGAACATGCCTTTACTCAGTTATTACGTATACCTATGGGTATAGTAACAGGGCTGTATTCTTGCTACACGTGTCACGTGAATATAGTGACAAGGCTGTCTTATCAGTTTAGTAACAGGGCTGTACCAACACATTgttgtttacaaaaatgtataaatgtatacactGCCATTAATAACATCATTAGTGAACGCTTCATCAGGATAAGCTACTGATAGTTCAAGTAATGTGACCGTAGAGAAGATTAATTCGATAAGGACAACGTTGTTTACGGATTCGGgtctttatttttaaatgtcaCGTTAGGATTTGACCTTTGTCCTAATGACTTCTAAGAACTCATTACCGTGCTATGGCagtatgtaatttattgagATGACTCCCTGTAATAGAATACTTTTATAACACTTACATATTCGTGGTGTATTCCAAGAAATCATAATCGATGTAAATTACTTGTCAGGATTTGATTACCATTACCACAGGGTAAGGATTCTTATTTGTCAACAGGAAACTAAGACAGTTTTCTTGGAATTTACACTCAAATTGCGTTTGGATTC from Glandiceps talaboti chromosome 12, keGlaTala1.1, whole genome shotgun sequence encodes the following:
- the LOC144443203 gene encoding histamine H2 receptor-like: MNNSHHIEDSFNLSAPPPRTYLIAQAVFLSLVIVMTVLGNIAVCYVIHRTRSVGTVTGMSITSLAIADLLRGLLVLPFVLITSCLDGEWVFTSVWCSISGFCYTLFSSASVMTLGAVSIDRYIAIVMPLKYTTIVTTFRASVLLLGLWTLSVINASCPLFGWSRYVFLPSNCICVPDWTMDRSYAVFYLTTSFLIPFIVLVFCYYRIFQVARQQSRRVTSLEVTSEVPTAGCSHHGDTSAMGSKRKKSKPKQLNMRKEKKAAVTLFFVMGVFVICVTPYCIIYLLISYHPSNSLLLAFAIASMVSFANSAANPLIYGILNRKFRQCFLDVLRCTCCPKPPPTMATEIHSGDHPTASISLRRNRLVPRDSGYITTSTLTQSTSHHANRRPGDVFSISIAATSSMLSALGGVGGNIKEIGKIAGGHLPPIEDVV